A region of Mycosarcoma maydis chromosome 15, whole genome shotgun sequence DNA encodes the following proteins:
- a CDS encoding putative fumarate reductase produces MSRVIVVGGGLSGLSAAHTLYERGANVLVLDKNPFFGGNSTKATSGINGAGTATQAEQGIPDSAKTFFEDTKKSARDLARDDLIKVLTGKSGEAVNWLMDRFALDLSKVSRLGGHSQPRTHRGGAQFPGMTITYAQMEKLEDLAEAEPDRVQILRKARVTKLVHQNGEVTGVEYEYQGQTHTESGPVVLATGGYAADFDDVNSLLKKHRPDLVHLPTTNGDHCTGDGQKMVASIGGRLIDLEKVQVHPTGLVDPKDPDAKVKFLAAEALRGCGGLLIDNEGNRFADELGHRDYVTGRMWDNNKFPVRLILNEQASKEIEWHCKHYAGRGLMKRFDSANDLAKEMGIPAEKLQSTFQDYEAIAKGEKKCPWGKKFFSNSDLRMNQAFYVALMTPVLHYTMGGLEIDPESRVVDNQGKPIAGLFACGEIAGGVHGANRLGGSSLLGCVVFGRVAGDSASSYLLRNLATGKATARLGQISNHLETRVRADPNTKTITLEFGFGDQLSSTSAAQSQSSAIPAPVASGQPAQTDKAVQQAGSAAAAQQTLEEKEYTMEEVAKHTSEDDVWVVVEGQVLNVSGFLDDHPGGKKALMLYAGRDATEEFLMLHDRKVIQKYAADTVIGRVKA; encoded by the exons atcgtcgtcggtggcggTCTCTCCGGCCTCAGTGCCGCTCACACACTCTACGAACGAGGAGCCAATgtgctcgtcctcgacaAGAAC CCTTTCTTCGGTGGTAACTCGACCAAGGCTACCTCGGGTATCAACGGTGCCGGTACTGCCACACAAGCCGAGCAGGGCATTCCAGACTCGGCCAAGACCTTCTTTGAAGACACCAAGAAGTCGGCTCGCGACCTCGCAAGAGATGACTTGATCAAGGTTCTGACTGGCAAGTCTGGTGAAGCCGTCAACTGGCTCATGGACCGCTTCGCCCTCGACCTTTCCAAGGTCTCTCGTCTCGGTGGTCACTCACAGCCACGTACCCACCGTGGTGGCGCCCAGTTCCCCGGTATGACCATCACCTACGCTCAGATGGAGAAGCTCGAAGATCTCGCCGAGGCCGAGCCTGACCGTGTTCAGATCCTCCGCAAGGCCCGTGTCACCAAGCTCGTTCACCAAAATGGCGAGGTTACCGGGGTTGAGTACGAGTACCAGGGCCAGACGCACACTGAGTCTGGTCCCGTCGTCTTGGCCACGGGTGGCTACGctgccgactttgacgatgTCAACTCGCTCCTCAAGAAACACCGTCCTgacctcgtccaccttCCCACCACCAACGGCGACCATTGCACTGGCGATGGCCAGAAGATGGTCGCCTCCATCGGTGGTCGTCTCATCGACCTCGAGAAGGTCCAGGTGCACCCCACTGGTCTCGTCGACCCCAAGGACCCTGACGCAAAGGTCAAGTTCCTTGCAGCCGAGGCCCTTCGTGGTTGCGGTGGTCTCCTCATCGACAACGAGGGTAATCGATTCGCTGATGAGCTCGGCCACCGTGACTACGTCACTGGCCGCATGTGGGACAACAACAAGTTCCCCGTCCGTCTCATCCTCAACGAGCAGGCTTCCAAAGAGATTGAATGGCACTGTAAGCACTACGCCGGCCGTGGCCTCATGAAGCGCTTTGATAGCGCCAACGATCTCGCCAAGGAGATGGGCATCCCCGCCGAAAAGCTACAGAGCACCTTCCAGGACTACGAAGCCATTGCCAAAGGGGAGAAGAAGTGCCCCTGGGGCAAGAAGTTCTTCTCCAACTCGGATCTGCGCATGAATCAGGCCTTCTACGTTGCGCTTATGACACCCGTGCTGCACTATACCATGGGTGGTCTTGAGATCGATCCTGAGTCGCGCGTCGTTGACAATCAGGGCAAGCCCATCGCCGGTCTCTTCGCCTGCGGTGAGATCGCTGGTGGTGTCCACGGTGCCAACCGTCTCGGTGGCTCTTCGCTTCTCGGATGCGTCGTCTTCGGCCGTGTCGCTGGTGACTCTGCATCGAGCTACTTGTTGCGCAATCTTGCTACCGGCAAAGCCACTGCTCGCCTCGGCCAGATCTCGAACCACCTCGAGACCCGCGTTCGCGCCGACCCCAACACCAAGACCATCACTCTTGAgtttggctttggcgacCAGCTCTCGTCGACTTCAGCGGCTCAGTCGCAGAGTTCGGCTATCCCTGCTCCCGTCGCATCTGGCCAGCCCGCTCAGACCGACAAGGCGGTGCAGCAGGCCGGCagcgccgctgctgctcagcaaaCGCTCGAGGAGAAGGAGTACACCATGGAAGAGGTTGCCAAGCACAcctccgaggacgacgtctgggtcgtcgtcgagggACAGGTACTCAATGTCTCCGGTTTTCTCGACGACCACCCAGGTGGAAAGAAGGCGCTCATGCTCTACGCTGGTCGTGACGCTACCGAGGAGTTCCTCATGCTCCACGACCGCAAGGTCATCCAGAAGTACGCCGCTGACACTGTGATCGGCCGTGTCAAGGCTTGA
- a CDS encoding uncharacterized protein (related to NFU-1 protein (iron homeostasis)): MTLATRTSTLRSAARYAAAFSNSSNLARVAPLARRTMITTSSATTLLRSRTASPCVATIRSTSASQIQKRTMFIQTESTPNEDSLKFLPGRQVMESGTHEFLDTRSSMASPLAKKLFNIPGVVSVFYGPDFVTVSKDAEHQWSILKPEIYSSIMEFFTSGHPLFTDPESAAGSQDTVILDTDSEVVAMIKELLDTRVRPAIQEDGGDLEYRGFGEDTDGIVKVKLKGSCRGCDSSTVTLKSGIERMLMHYIPEVKGVEQVLDPEEEIALDEFAKLEQKLEKDRKKERDMGFSL, translated from the coding sequence ATGACATTGGCTACCAGGACAAGCACGCTGCGTTCAGCTGCTCGCTATGCTGCGGCgttcagcaacagcagcaatctCGCCCGCGTCGCACCCTTGGCACGACGTACGATGATCACCACCTCTTCCGCAACAACGCTTCTTCGATCGCGAACCGCCTCACCTTGCGTCGCCACCATCCGCTCAACGTCTGCCTCGCAGATTCAAAAACGAACCATGTTCATCCAAACTGAATCAACTCCCAATGAAGACTCGCTCAAGTTCCTCCCGGGTCGTCAAGTGATGGAATCAGGAACACACGAATTCCTCGATACCCGTTCGTCCATGGCTTCACCtctcgccaagaagcttTTCAACATTCCCGGTGTCGTCAGCGTGTTTTACGGTCCTGACTTTGTCACCGTCAGTAAAGATGCTGAGCACCAGTGGTCAATTCTGAAACCCGAAATCTACTCTAGCATCATGGAGTTTTTCACCTCAGGACACCCGCTGTTCACCGATCCCGAATCAGCAGCTGGCTCGCAGGACACCGTCATCCTTGACACAGACTCGGAAGTAGTAGCGATGATCAAGGAGCTCCTCGATACCCGCGTCCGTCCAGCGATCCAGGAAGACGGCGGAGACCTCGAATACCGCGGCTTCGGCGAAGACACGGACGGGATCGTCAAGGTGAAACTCAAAGGTTCTTGCCGTGGCTGCGACTCGTCCACCGTAACACTCAAGTCGGGCATCGAACGCATGCTGATGCACTACATTCCCGAAGTCAAGGGTGTGGAACAAGTTTTGGATCCCGAAGAGGAAATTGCGTTGGACGAgtttgccaagctcgaacaaAAGTTGGAGAAGGATCGAAAGAAGGAACGCGATATGGGCTTCTCTCTTTGA
- a CDS encoding putative enoyl-CoA hydratase precursor — translation MLASTVRTALRTSAPRIAALPSTRCLSTSLPRLSSATAKEYQNILVSSPAKGVTLITLNRPKALNALNSALFHELNEATEIADNDPEVGAIVLTGSEKAFAAGADIKEMKDKQYADAYKTNFLGHWTKLTTVRKPIIAAVSGFALGGGCELAMMCDIILASPTANFGQPEINLGVIPGAGGTQRLTKAVGKSTAMEMVLTGRNFSADDAERRGLISRVVREGSVVDEAVKVASTIAKKGQIAVQAAKEGVNASFELSLQEGTRFERRLFQSLFATKDQKEGMAAFAEKRKANFTHE, via the exons ATGTTGGCCTCAACCGTTCGCACCGCGCTTCGCACCAGCGCGCCCCGCATCGCTGCGCTCCCCTCCACACGCTGCCTGTCCACCTCGCTGCCGCGTCTTTCGTCGGCAACTGCCAAGGAATACCAAAACATCCTCGTCTCGTCGCCCGCCAAAGGCGTTACGCTGATCACGTTGAACCGACCTAAGGCGCTGAATGCACTCAATTCGGCGCTCTTCCACGAACTCAACGAAGCCACCGAGATCGCCGACAATGACCCTGAGGTCGGAGCTATCGTCCTCACCGGATCCGAAAAGGCGTTCGCTGCGGGCGCCGATATCAAGGAGATGAAGGACAAGCAGTACGCTGATGCATACAAGACCAACTTCTTGGGTCACTGGACCAAGCTCACCACGGTGCGCAAACCGAtcattgctgctgtgagCGGGTTCGCCCTTGGTGGTGGTTGCGAGTTGGCCATGAT GTGCGATATCATCCTCGCTTCGCCCACAGCCAACTTTGGTCAACCTGAGATCAACCTCGGCGTCATTCCTGGCGCCGGTGGCACGCAACGTCTCACCAAAGCTGTTGGAAAATCCACCGCCATGGAGATGGTACTCACGGGCCGCAACTTTAGCGCCGATGACGCCGAGCGTCGCGGCTTGATCTCGCGCGTCGTTCGCGAGGGAAGCGTCGTTGATGAAGCCGTCAAGGTCGCTTCCACCATTGCCAAAAAGGGTCAGATCGCTGTCCAGGCCGCCAAGGAAGGTGTCAATGCCT CCttcgagctgagcttgcaAGAGGGAACTCGCTTCGAACGCCGTCTCTTCCAGAGTCTATTCGCTACCAAAGATCAGAAAGAAGGCATGGCGGCTTTCGCCGAAAAAAGGAAGGCCAACTTTACGCACGAGTAA
- a CDS encoding DNA-directed DNA polymerase delta subunit POL31 (related to HYS2 - DNA-directed DNA polymerase delta, 55 KD subunit), translated as MPATIERQTVAPPSDEATASELSKAFLMPLGSRSYSKQYAQLYDYRLAYLKKRVLARAKSRWIDNFDSFFQSQSQPLSQLDSSDAGPSSNTVRMDEPPKFVDRILDVRQGDICYVVGNLYCAMPLKPDVLEDLTREQWLAPQPVRSKYVDYAKDELFIEDQSGRVKLVGEAIRGGTALRSMLITGVVAAVLGTETRAGDFDVVDAVFASLPNQPSTKKSLQDPSRTKHADASQDQWVVLMSGLAIGGEAALESQLSMQLLVEYLTGELGVDADRSNASKIVAAVIAGNSLAPPTRIEEEEKPKRYGQDQPNYSSAPTLALDQLLTDLCSVMPVHLLPGERDPASVAVPQQPIHFALLPRSGRFDSLHRHTNPAWISLGDRNLLGTSGQNIDDIFKYVDESDDARIEMALRTLEWGHLAPTAPDTLWCYPFKSTDPFVLKNRPDVLIVGNQPAYASAVYRFDSDDDEQSQAPELQNGCRVVLVPEFAKTGQVVWLNLGSLETKLVCIETPF; from the coding sequence ATGCCAGCAACGATCGAGCGGCAAACCGTCGCTCCACCCTCGGACGAAGCGACCGCCTCGGAGCTCTCCAAAGCCTTTTTGATGCCCCTTGGATCACGCTCGTACAGCAAGCAGTACGCCCAATTGTACGACTACCGTCTCGCCTATCTCAAGAAACGGGTCCTTGCCCGCGCCAAATCGCGCTGGATCGACAACTTTGACTCGTTCTTCCAGTCTCAATCCCAGCCGCTGTCGCAACTCGACTCATCCGATGCCGGACCGTCTTCCAACACGGTCAGGATGGACGAACCGCCGAAATTCGTCGATCGAATCCTCGACGTTCGCCAAGGCGACATCTGCTATGTTGTAGGCAATCTCTACTGCGCCATGCCGCTCAAGCCAGATGTATTGGAGGATCTTACACGAGAGCAGTGGCTGGCACCACAGCCTGTACGATCCAAGTATGTCGATTACGCCAAAGATGAGCTGTTTATCGAAGACCAGTCGGGTCGGGTCAAGTTGGTCGGTGAGGCTATTCGGGGCGGTACGGCTCTCAGGTCGATGCTCATCACCGGTGTTGTAGCCGCGGTGCTGGGGACAGAGACGCGCGCGGGTGACTTTGATGTAGTTGATGCGGTGTTCGCGTCTTTACCCAATCAGCCatcgacgaagaagagcttGCAAGATCCGAGCAGAACAAAGCATGCAGATGCATCGCAGGATCAGTGGGTGGTGCTGATGAGCGGTCTAGCCATCGGAGGCGAAGCGGCTCTCGAATCGCAACTTTCGATGCAGTTGCTCGTCGAGTACCTCAccggcgagcttggcgtcgacgcgGACCGAAGTAACGCCTCGAAAATCGTCGCTGCCGTGATCGCCGGTAACTCTCTCGCCCCTCCCACACGcatcgaggaagaagagaagcCCAAACGATACGGTCAAGATCAACCCAACTATTCGTCAGCACCCACGCTAGCGTTGGATCAGCTGCTGACCGATCTATGCTCTGTCATGCCCGTCCACCTTCTTCCAGGCGAACGAGATCCCGCATCGGTGGCAGTACCGCAGCAACCCATCCactttgcgcttctgccGCGCTCCGGCCGCTTCGACTCGCTGCACCGCCACACGAACCCGGCATGGATCAGCCTCGGCGATCGCAACCTGCTCGGTACATCGGGTCAGAACATTGACGACATCTTCAAGTACGTCGACGAATCCGACGACGCGCGCATCGAGATGGCGTTGCGCACGCTCGAGTGGGGTCACCTCGCCCCGACAGCGCCAGACACGCTTTGGTGCTACCCGTTCAAATCCACCGATCCGTTCGTGCTCAAGAACCGACCGGATGTGCTGATCGTAGGCAATCAGCCTGCGTACGCCAGTGCCGTGTATCGGTTcgacagcgatgacgacgagcaaagcCAGGCGCCCGAATTGCAAAACGGATGCAGGGTAGTGCTGGTGCCCGAGTTTGCCAAGACTGGTCAGGTGGTCTGGCTCAAtcttggctcgctcgaGACAAAGCTTGTTTGCATCGAGACACCATTTTGA
- a CDS encoding mRNA splicing protein YJU2 (related to YJU2 - Essential nuclear protein, putative spliceosomal component), whose translation MADRKALNHYYPPDFDPSKIPRRKAPKDAQQTVRLMAPFSMRCNTCGEYIYKGRKFNARKELVVGEDYYGIKIFRFYIKCTRCSAEITFKTDPKNTDYAAEHGASRNFVPTNQDELADEEKLLTEEEKLERKLEKMEGDPMKQLEARTIDSRREMEILDALQDIRTRNARLERVDTDAVLAKLHDRPQPAFDAHTANSNREDQQAKAEQEDEALVQKYFGKALDGGRAIAVKRKLDDQDAQAEPDIATLLAMKAAATKTSCSALTASTSVPAPPVKKKKNAPNAFGLVRKKK comes from the coding sequence ATGGCGGACCGCAAAGCACTTAACCACTACTACCCACCAGACTTCGATCCGTCCAAAATACCACGTCGGAAAGCACCCAAAGATGCGCAGCAAACCGTCCGTCTGATGGCGCCGTTTTCGATGCGCTGCAACACGTGTGGCGAATACATCTACAAAGGACGCAAGTTCAACGCGCGCAAagagctcgtcgttggcgaAGACTACTACGGCATCAAGATCTTCCGATTCTACATCAAGTGCACGCGGTGTTCGGCCGAGATCACGTTCAAGACGGATCCCAAGAACACGGATTACGCTGCAGAACACGGGGCTAGTCGAAACTTTGTGCCTACAAACCAAGATGAGCTCGCAGACGAGGAAAAGCTGTTGACCGAGGAGGAAAAGCTGGAGAGGAAGTTGGAAAAGATGGAGGGTGATCCGATGAAGCAATTGGAGGCGAGGACGATCGACTCACGCCGAGAGATGGAGATTCTAGATGCGCTGCAGGATATCCGGACGCGAAACGCTCGTCTGGAGAGGGTGGATACCGATGCGGTGCTCGCAAAGCTGCACGATCGTCCGCAGCCTGCTTTCGACGCCCACACAGCGAACAGCAACCGCGAGGATCAACAGGCCAAAGCGGAGcaagaagacgaagcaCTCGTACAAAAGTACTTTGGTAAGGCACTCGATGGCGGCCGTGCGATTGCGGTCAAGCGCAAGTtggacgaccaagacgcgCAGGCTGAACCGGATATTGCCACTCTGCTCGCTATGAAGGCGGCCGCTACAAAGACAAGCTGTAGCGCGTTAACTGCTTCCACAAGCGTACCTGCACCGCCGGtaaagaagaagaaaaacGCCCCCAACGCCTTTGGTCTGGTACGCAAGAAGAAGTAG